The Astatotilapia calliptera chromosome 17, fAstCal1.2, whole genome shotgun sequence genome has a segment encoding these proteins:
- the LOC113008624 gene encoding uncharacterized protein LOC113008624 isoform X2 translates to MFVCSLQETDSDTEAETNTVKPQKKSRWSIFKFWKRKRQVAPETTLEPDKISDKLKNMQHDCTPAEAAPPQEDCLETEGRELEVQPPPNSSEDPVQVICPRAGQPECPEDKTTDIPSTHKEGGESSHQVKNTTENGEPSDLSWDTLIMEFLEQEHVWEQVVDIVAKHLNDGKITENKIQTVDHFGFPNTANTCYMNSCLQSLLNTDEFIRDISHQETLWRAVPEAQLLRCATSTFYFLQKAEEQRYLTPEMSVYPFLFTEGSLTSGTVIIQEIMALKNIA, encoded by the exons atgtttgtttgttctctACAGGAAACTGACAGCGATACAGAGGCAGAGACCAACACTGTAAAGCCACAAAAAAAGTCTCGCTGGTCTATTTTCAAATTCTGGAAG AGAAAAAGGCAGGTTGCTCCTGAAACAACATTGGAACCTGATAAAATCAGTGACAA ATTAAAGAACATGCAGCATGACTGTACACCTGCCGAGGCAGCACCACCTCAAGAAGACTGCCTGGAAACAGAAGGCCGAGAACTGGAAGTCCAGCCTCCACCGAACAGTTCAGAGGACCCAGTACAGGTCATTTGCCCCCGAGCAGGACAACCAGAATGCCCCGAGGACAAAACTACAGACATTCCCAG CACCCATAAGGAAGGTGGTGAAAGTTCCCACCAGGTTAAAAACACCACTGAAAACGGTGAGCCATCAGACCTGAGTTGGGACACTTTGATTATGGAGTTTCTGGAACAAGAGCATGTATGGGAGCAGGTGGTTGACAT TGTAGCGAAACATTTGAACGATGGAAAAATAACGGAAAATAAAATTCAGACTGTGGACCACTTCGG GTTTCCAAACACTGCAAACACCTGCTACATGAACTCCTGCCTGCAGAGCCTGCTCAACACTGACGAGTTCATTAGAGACATCAGCCATCAGGAGACTTTGTGGAGAGCAGTCCCAGAAGCTCAGCTCTTAAGGTGTGCTACGTCAACCTTCTACTTTCTTCAAAAAGCTGAAGAGCAAAGATATCTAACACCAGAAATGTCTGTTTACCCTTTCCTTTTTACAGAAGGCTCATTGACATCAGGGACTGTCATAATTCAAGAGATTATGGCCTTAAAAAACATCGCCTAA
- the LOC113008624 gene encoding uncharacterized protein LOC113008624 isoform X1 yields the protein MFYGKSHCHQAFTHHNKMGEIKSNEAHSYVLSFGFFLQRKRQVAPETTLEPDKISDKLKNMQHDCTPAEAAPPQEDCLETEGRELEVQPPPNSSEDPVQVICPRAGQPECPEDKTTDIPSTHKEGGESSHQVKNTTENGEPSDLSWDTLIMEFLEQEHVWEQVVDIVAKHLNDGKITENKIQTVDHFGFPNTANTCYMNSCLQSLLNTDEFIRDISHQETLWRAVPEAQLLRCATSTFYFLQKAEEQRYLTPEMSVYPFLFTEGSLTSGTVIIQEIMALKNIA from the exons ATGTTTTACGGAAAGAGTCACTGTCATCAAGCATTTACTCATCACAATAAAATGGGAGAAATTAAGAGCAATGAAGCACACAGCTATGTCCTgtcttttggtttctttctaCAGAGAAAAAGGCAGGTTGCTCCTGAAACAACATTGGAACCTGATAAAATCAGTGACAA ATTAAAGAACATGCAGCATGACTGTACACCTGCCGAGGCAGCACCACCTCAAGAAGACTGCCTGGAAACAGAAGGCCGAGAACTGGAAGTCCAGCCTCCACCGAACAGTTCAGAGGACCCAGTACAGGTCATTTGCCCCCGAGCAGGACAACCAGAATGCCCCGAGGACAAAACTACAGACATTCCCAG CACCCATAAGGAAGGTGGTGAAAGTTCCCACCAGGTTAAAAACACCACTGAAAACGGTGAGCCATCAGACCTGAGTTGGGACACTTTGATTATGGAGTTTCTGGAACAAGAGCATGTATGGGAGCAGGTGGTTGACAT TGTAGCGAAACATTTGAACGATGGAAAAATAACGGAAAATAAAATTCAGACTGTGGACCACTTCGG GTTTCCAAACACTGCAAACACCTGCTACATGAACTCCTGCCTGCAGAGCCTGCTCAACACTGACGAGTTCATTAGAGACATCAGCCATCAGGAGACTTTGTGGAGAGCAGTCCCAGAAGCTCAGCTCTTAAGGTGTGCTACGTCAACCTTCTACTTTCTTCAAAAAGCTGAAGAGCAAAGATATCTAACACCAGAAATGTCTGTTTACCCTTTCCTTTTTACAGAAGGCTCATTGACATCAGGGACTGTCATAATTCAAGAGATTATGGCCTTAAAAAACATCGCCTAA